A genomic window from Litoreibacter janthinus includes:
- the greA gene encoding transcription elongation factor GreA, with translation MEKIPMTPKGFKALDGELKNLKVVERPAIIKAISEAREHGDLSENAEYHSAKEKQSFIEGRIKELEGMISLAQVIDPATLSGPIKFGATVKLVDEDTEEEKTYQIVGEQEADIHNGLLNIASPLARALIGKEEGDSVEVKTPGGTKDYEILEIKYA, from the coding sequence ATGGAAAAGATCCCTATGACCCCGAAAGGGTTCAAAGCGCTCGACGGCGAGCTAAAAAACCTGAAGGTGGTGGAACGCCCCGCCATCATCAAGGCAATCTCCGAGGCGCGCGAACACGGCGACCTGTCGGAAAACGCGGAATATCATTCTGCTAAGGAAAAGCAGTCCTTCATCGAGGGCCGCATCAAGGAACTCGAAGGCATGATCAGTTTGGCGCAAGTCATTGACCCTGCCACGCTATCCGGCCCCATAAAGTTTGGGGCGACCGTCAAGCTGGTCGACGAAGACACCGAAGAAGAAAAAACCTACCAGATTGTGGGCGAACAAGAGGCCGACATCCATAACGGCCTGCTCAACATCGCATCGCCTCTGGCCCGTGCCCTGATCGGCAAGGAAGAAGGCGACAGCGTCGAGGTAAAGACCCCCGGCGGCACCAAAGACTACGAGATTCTGGAAATCAAATACGCCTGA
- a CDS encoding argininosuccinate lyase: protein MKYTITLVAAALMLAACGIDGEPSTPEPAAKSKTGISITGRAEVGVRKKW from the coding sequence ATGAAATACACAATCACACTGGTCGCAGCAGCGCTGATGCTTGCTGCGTGTGGCATCGACGGCGAGCCGAGCACGCCCGAACCTGCCGCCAAATCGAAAACCGGTATCAGCATTACCGGACGCGCCGAAGTCGGTGTCCGGAAAAAGTGGTAG